One region of Pseudoxanthobacter soli DSM 19599 genomic DNA includes:
- a CDS encoding sugar ABC transporter ATP-binding protein, with protein sequence MRASGVSKSYGATVALEHADIALKAGEVHALLGENGAGKSTLVRIFTGAVIPDRGEMQLHGETYAPRSILDARRSEVATAFQELSLVPNLSVAQNFLLPALAGHGSLLVSRRHVIARGAEILARHGLVRIDPAARVGDLPLAERQRIEIARAIENAGRVLILDEPTASLAETDWLFEQIGKARSRGVAILYISHRLAEVREICTSATVLRNGRSIATVGLGSSSDGDIFEMMVGHRVEHARRPARVAGSKSAARLAAEDLTGHGLRGVSLQLGEGEILGVAALEGQGQRGLFRLLAGLETPTGGAIRIDGKTAAYRSPRAALRCGSGISYLPEERKTEGILAGLSAATNVVLPFLPRVGRAGFVGRHDEEKAAQPAAQEVALNPRYLAFSIGDLSGGNQQKALMARTLATGARTLLLFDPTRGVDVGTKESIYAAIRAFAERGGSVLFYSSELPEIVQLADRCLVLYGGKVFCELEGGDIAEQKLVAAMIGHGPRPPAGRAPASSATPIPVAAENAR encoded by the coding sequence ATGCGCGCCTCCGGCGTCAGCAAGTCCTATGGCGCGACCGTCGCTCTCGAACATGCCGACATCGCTCTGAAGGCCGGCGAGGTTCATGCGCTTCTCGGCGAAAACGGCGCAGGCAAGTCGACGCTCGTGCGCATCTTCACCGGCGCGGTGATTCCGGATCGCGGCGAGATGCAGTTGCATGGTGAGACCTACGCGCCGCGCTCCATCCTCGATGCGCGCAGGAGCGAGGTCGCCACGGCCTTTCAGGAACTGAGCCTGGTTCCAAACTTGAGTGTGGCGCAGAATTTCCTTTTACCGGCCCTCGCGGGCCATGGCTCGCTGCTGGTCTCGCGCCGCCATGTCATCGCCCGTGGCGCGGAAATCCTCGCGCGTCATGGGCTCGTGCGGATCGATCCGGCCGCGCGCGTCGGCGACCTGCCGCTCGCCGAGCGCCAACGCATCGAGATCGCCCGCGCCATCGAGAATGCCGGCCGCGTGCTGATCCTCGACGAGCCGACCGCCTCGCTTGCCGAAACCGACTGGCTGTTCGAGCAAATCGGCAAGGCACGTTCGCGTGGCGTTGCCATTCTCTACATCTCGCATCGCCTCGCCGAGGTGCGGGAAATCTGCACGTCGGCGACCGTGCTCCGCAATGGCCGGTCCATTGCCACGGTCGGCCTGGGCAGTTCCAGCGATGGCGACATTTTCGAGATGATGGTCGGCCACCGGGTGGAGCATGCGCGTCGGCCTGCGCGGGTTGCGGGTTCGAAAAGCGCGGCGCGTCTCGCCGCTGAGGATCTGACCGGACACGGCCTGCGCGGAGTGAGCCTGCAACTCGGGGAAGGCGAGATTCTCGGCGTCGCCGCGTTGGAAGGACAGGGGCAGCGCGGGCTCTTCCGCTTGCTGGCTGGACTGGAGACGCCCACCGGCGGTGCGATCCGTATAGACGGCAAGACGGCGGCCTATCGCAGCCCGCGCGCGGCGTTGCGCTGCGGCTCCGGGATCAGCTACCTCCCGGAAGAGCGCAAGACCGAGGGTATCCTCGCGGGTCTGTCGGCCGCGACCAACGTGGTGCTGCCGTTCCTGCCGCGCGTGGGTCGGGCGGGATTCGTCGGCCGGCACGATGAGGAGAAGGCCGCGCAGCCCGCGGCGCAGGAAGTGGCGCTGAACCCGCGCTATCTCGCCTTCTCCATCGGCGACCTGTCGGGCGGCAATCAGCAGAAGGCGCTGATGGCGCGCACGCTGGCCACCGGCGCGCGCACGTTGCTGCTGTTCGATCCCACGCGGGGTGTCGATGTCGGCACCAAGGAATCGATCTATGCCGCCATACGCGCCTTCGCCGAGCGCGGCGGTTCGGTGCTGTTCTATTCCTCGGAACTGCCGGAGATCGTCCAACTCGCCGATCGTTGCCTGGTTCTCTATGGCGGCAAGGTCTTCTGCGAGCTGGAAGGCGGCGACATCGCCGAACAGAAGCTGGTGGCGGCGATGATCGGTCATGGCCCGCGCCCGCCGGCCGGTCGCGCGCCCGCTTCCTCCGCCACCCCAATTCCGGTCGCCGCGGAGAATGCCCGATGA
- a CDS encoding MurR/RpiR family transcriptional regulator, protein MTHTGRPGPLAYLEASIPSLPNALARTALYIVENPEKVVRFSLKDLSRLCRAGEASIVRLCQMSGFNGFSDFKLALAGELAVRDTAGTEAAPKDEHQLLTLAGELARSVTHTAEGLDLALAQRVADRLRPMRRIDIYGSGVSGIIAELFSYRLLRSGLNAYAFRDAALAHEVANGLGPHCAALAISDSGVTLNTVDFLRTARAAGAYCVAVTCHPRSALARHADVVLSMAKLNIPAYGGYINAVPRAVYIAEAIAALAAPAASAPPAAATVAGSDD, encoded by the coding sequence ATGACGCATACCGGACGTCCCGGGCCTCTCGCCTATCTGGAGGCCAGCATACCGAGCCTGCCGAACGCGCTGGCGCGCACGGCGCTCTATATCGTCGAGAACCCCGAAAAGGTCGTGCGGTTTTCCCTGAAGGACCTGAGCCGGTTGTGCCGCGCTGGAGAGGCCAGCATCGTGCGGCTGTGCCAGATGTCCGGCTTCAACGGCTTTTCCGACTTCAAGCTGGCGCTGGCGGGCGAACTGGCCGTTCGCGACACCGCAGGAACGGAGGCCGCGCCGAAGGACGAGCATCAGCTCCTCACGCTCGCCGGCGAACTGGCCCGGTCCGTGACGCACACGGCGGAAGGCCTCGATCTCGCGCTCGCCCAGCGGGTCGCCGACCGGCTGCGCCCGATGAGACGCATCGACATCTACGGATCCGGCGTTTCCGGCATCATCGCCGAACTGTTCTCCTACCGGCTGCTGCGCTCCGGGCTCAACGCCTACGCCTTCCGCGATGCCGCCCTCGCCCACGAGGTGGCAAACGGTCTCGGCCCGCACTGCGCGGCGCTCGCGATTTCGGACTCCGGCGTCACGCTCAACACGGTCGATTTCCTGCGGACGGCCCGGGCGGCCGGCGCCTATTGCGTGGCCGTCACCTGCCATCCCCGCAGCGCGCTCGCACGCCACGCCGACGTCGTGCTGTCCATGGCGAAGCTGAACATCCCCGCCTATGGCGGCTACATCAATGCCGTGCCGCGGGCGGTCTACATCGCGGAGGCGATCGCCGCCCTCGCCGCCCCGGCGGCTTCGGCACCCCCGGCGGCAGCGACGGTCGCGGGGAGCGATGACTGA